The uncultured Campylobacter sp. genome segment CGATAGCCGAAAATGCGATATTTTTCGCCGTCTCGTGCGCGGTGTCCTCGATGTCGGTTCCGCTTTCGAGCACGCTTATGAAGGCTAGTTCGCTTGCTTCTTTTAGCACATCCGCAAGCGGAAGTTTGCTCGCGATCGCTCGCTGTAGCGCCGAGGCTATGCGCTCTTTTAGCTCCGCTTCGCTTACGTTTTGCAGCGCGGTATCCAGATCGTCGTAGCTGCGCAGAACTAGGGTTTTAATCGCCTTTTGCTTACAAGCGATCTTTTTGCGTAGATCATCGTAGTCGTAGATGAGTTTGTAAAGGGCCTGCTCGTCCTCGTCGCACAGCGCCTTTTTTACGCCGTTAAGTAGGGCTTCTGCCGTCTCATCGCTAAGAACGCCCGCGTCTTTTAACTTGGCTGCGAAGTCTAGGATTAATTGCGTGCTTTTGGCGCTTTTACTCTCGTAGTCAAGCTCACACAAAGCCTTCGTGGCTTCTTGCAAGGCGAGCTCTTGCGCATATGAGGCTAGCTCGGCTTGTGAAATTTGCGCGAGATCGGCGCCGAATTTTTTGATTATTGCTTCTTTCATTTCATCTCCTGTCACAATACATATTTAAAGTGGACTTTTAAGCGCTCGAAAATTTCGTTTCGATGCAAGTCGTCTTTAACGAAAACGCTTACGTTGAAGCTCATATATTTGCCGCCGTTTGAAAAGCGCGAAAAGTCTATTTTGTAATTTTCGCCCTTTAAAATTTCATCGATCTGCTCGCGCTTTTGAGTAGTCGCGTCTAGGACTACTTTGTATTCCCAAAAGAGCGGATAGTCGATTTTTGGCTTTTCAGCCCCTAATATACACGCCACTCTTGCCCCCCTCTTTGCGTTGCAGCACGATGTCGGTAATCTG includes the following:
- a CDS encoding DUF493 domain-containing protein; the protein is MACILGAEKPKIDYPLFWEYKVVLDATTQKREQIDEILKGENYKIDFSRFSNGGKYMSFNVSVFVKDDLHRNEIFERLKVHFKYVL